The following are encoded in a window of Thalassotalea insulae genomic DNA:
- a CDS encoding MASE1 domain-containing protein: MISVLITLSAATIEYLLYWLSFSFTVYQGWVNWYWPVGFRVACLALFPFRYWPALLLSGGLAQFSIQVIHLGQPYEQYLHYIYLCFKPVFIFRIFAIIYVKLALKEFTLTKVVPAIKIIAACTFYRLVSNIYIILNNPQYQNIPDERKFEMMMAQFLGGFIAIIVIVPIAFALKEAWINRGKINIRELIHLGLSLVALIATIFFLYQVQPHTVYLMKILIFVPLLWFTYRFGWLGAIAASTTINGLIIFSLFGLNDTQQLLDNELYVITVALMGVLFGALMSEQSKINQVLQTNNRELTQSNQQLSALSANNQALANKVISIQEEERRKLSHELHDEVGQNITALKVELKVLQHQLANDEQSKTYLHLNNAADKIYDSVYRVLNWLRPRELDDLGLKESLCGKYFGEKLGLAKIEYHCAVKGNADQLTDSQSVTIFRITQECVNNCIKHSNASNFYLLLDVSDNTIELNISDDGHINDNKMIQNSKGGFGLIGIKERVIAANGNFEIDDNVGHFKLVIRLPRH; this comes from the coding sequence TTGATAAGTGTTTTAATCACTCTATCAGCAGCAACGATTGAATATTTGCTTTATTGGTTATCTTTTTCTTTTACCGTTTACCAAGGCTGGGTTAATTGGTACTGGCCTGTTGGCTTTCGAGTGGCGTGTTTAGCGTTGTTTCCGTTTAGATATTGGCCTGCGCTATTGTTATCTGGTGGTTTAGCGCAGTTTTCAATACAGGTGATTCATTTAGGGCAGCCATATGAGCAATATCTCCACTATATTTACTTGTGTTTTAAGCCCGTTTTTATCTTTCGAATATTTGCGATTATCTACGTAAAACTAGCACTCAAAGAGTTCACTTTAACGAAAGTTGTTCCCGCTATTAAGATAATTGCCGCCTGTACGTTTTATCGATTGGTCTCAAATATTTATATCATTTTAAATAATCCTCAGTATCAAAATATTCCTGATGAGCGAAAGTTTGAAATGATGATGGCACAATTTTTAGGTGGCTTTATCGCGATTATTGTCATTGTACCGATAGCTTTTGCGCTTAAAGAAGCGTGGATAAATCGGGGAAAAATAAATATCAGAGAATTAATACATCTTGGTTTATCGTTAGTAGCACTGATTGCAACAATTTTTTTTCTCTACCAAGTTCAACCGCACACAGTTTACCTTATGAAAATACTCATCTTTGTACCTTTGCTTTGGTTCACTTATCGGTTTGGCTGGTTAGGTGCGATAGCCGCTTCAACTACAATTAACGGGCTTATTATATTTTCTCTATTTGGTTTAAATGATACCCAGCAACTGCTGGACAATGAATTGTATGTTATTACGGTCGCATTAATGGGGGTCTTATTTGGTGCGTTAATGTCAGAGCAATCGAAGATTAATCAGGTACTGCAAACTAATAACCGTGAGTTAACTCAATCCAACCAGCAATTATCAGCACTGTCAGCCAATAATCAAGCCTTAGCCAATAAAGTGATATCTATTCAAGAAGAGGAAAGGAGAAAACTCTCCCACGAGTTACATGATGAAGTAGGGCAGAACATTACAGCGCTTAAAGTTGAGCTTAAAGTGCTGCAACACCAACTTGCCAATGATGAGCAATCTAAAACATATCTTCATTTAAATAATGCCGCAGATAAAATATATGATTCTGTGTACCGAGTATTAAACTGGTTAAGACCACGAGAACTTGATGACTTAGGGTTAAAAGAGTCTTTGTGTGGTAAATACTTTGGTGAAAAATTAGGGCTAGCAAAAATAGAATATCACTGTGCGGTTAAAGGAAATGCAGATCAGCTAACAGATAGCCAATCCGTTACTATTTTTAGGATCACACAAGAATGTGTTAACAACTGTATAAAACATTCAAACGCCAGTAATTTCTATTTGTTGCTAGATGTGAGTGACAACACTATTGAGTTAAACATTTCAGATGATGGTCATATAAATGATAACAAGATGATTCAAAATTCAAAGGGTGGCTTTGGTCTCATAGGTATTAAAGAACGAGTTATTGCAGCAAATGGCAACTTTGAGATAGACGATAACGTCGGGCATTTTAAGTTGGTAATAAGGCTGCCTCGTCATTAG
- a CDS encoding helix-turn-helix domain-containing protein encodes MLLERQRGGIAIAKAKGKYRGKPANIDLHNKIRELFAQGVNKTQIAKTLSCSRQTVYKVLG; translated from the coding sequence ATGCTTCTTGAACGTCAGCGCGGAGGCATTGCAATTGCTAAGGCTAAAGGAAAATATCGTGGCAAACCAGCTAATATAGATTTACACAATAAAATCAGAGAACTATTTGCTCAAGGAGTTAACAAGACTCAAATAGCTAAAACGTTAAGTTGTTCAAGGCAGACAGTTTATAAAGTACTAGGCTAA
- a CDS encoding zinc ribbon domain-containing protein YjdM, which yields MSSMPPCPKCNSEYVYQDQEMLICPECAHEWDPNQVEVDEDALVIKDSNGNQIVEGDKVTLIKDLKVKGSSLVLKVGTKATIKRLVDGDHDIDCKVDGAGDMMLKSQFVKKQN from the coding sequence ATGAGTTCTATGCCTCCATGCCCTAAGTGCAATTCTGAATATGTATACCAAGATCAGGAAATGTTGATTTGTCCAGAATGTGCTCACGAATGGGATCCTAACCAAGTTGAAGTTGATGAAGATGCTTTAGTGATCAAGGATTCAAATGGTAACCAGATAGTTGAAGGTGACAAGGTTACCTTAATTAAAGACCTTAAAGTTAAAGGTTCATCTTTGGTATTAAAAGTAGGCACTAAGGCAACCATTAAGCGTTTGGTTGATGGTGATCATGACATTGATTGTAAAGTTGATGGTGCCGGTGACATGATGCTGAAATCTCAGTTTGTTAAAAAGCAAAATTAA